The Candidatus Acidiferrales bacterium genome window below encodes:
- a CDS encoding pyridoxamine 5'-phosphate oxidase family protein: MTKRSELRRLPDRGSHDASTIHAILDAGFFAHVGFAVNGQPFVIPTLYGRCGEKLYMHGSAASRMLRELERGAPACVAVTIVDGLVLARSAFHHSMNYRSVVAFGTARKIQDKERILQALRVISEHMIAGRWADVRGPSEKELKATMVLEFSIEEASTKIRKGPPIDEEEDYALPFWAGIVSISLSAGKPEADPKMRARNDIPTYIRDYEARLRNDRS, encoded by the coding sequence GTGACCAAACGCAGTGAACTTCGCCGATTGCCGGATCGCGGATCGCATGACGCCAGCACCATTCATGCGATTCTGGATGCTGGATTTTTTGCTCATGTCGGATTTGCTGTGAATGGGCAACCATTTGTGATTCCCACTCTCTATGGGCGCTGCGGGGAAAAGCTCTACATGCATGGCTCGGCGGCGAGCCGGATGCTGCGAGAACTTGAACGAGGCGCGCCTGCGTGCGTCGCGGTGACGATCGTCGATGGACTGGTTCTGGCGCGATCGGCGTTTCATCACTCCATGAACTATCGCTCCGTGGTGGCCTTTGGAACGGCGCGGAAGATCCAAGATAAAGAGCGGATCCTGCAAGCATTGCGCGTGATTTCAGAACACATGATCGCCGGACGATGGGCGGATGTGCGCGGACCCAGTGAAAAGGAACTGAAAGCCACGATGGTTCTCGAATTTTCGATCGAGGAAGCGTCGACGAAGATTCGCAAGGGGCCACCGATCGACGAGGAAGAAGACTACGCTCTGCCGTTCTGGGCAGGGATCGTCTCGATTTCCCTTAGCGCGGGAAAGCCGGAGGCCGATCCGAAAATGCGGGCACGGAATGACATACCAACATACATCCGAGACTACGAAGCACGGCTGAGAAACGATCGAAGCTAG
- a CDS encoding glycine C-acetyltransferase: MATPSSASSTRPQLQYLRDALDDLKARHLYFRLRILEGEQKPIAVIDGKDVINLSSNNYLGLTTHPKLRRAAIDAIRKYGVGSGAVRSIVGTMKIHMQLEEQIARFKGTEACVVFQSGFTANAGTVSAILGKEDLIISDELNHASIIDGCRLSKATIKVFKHKDIADCQRILEETKNWNGHKLLITDGVFSMDGDIAPLPALCDLAEKYNCIMMVDDAHSSGVLGRNGRGTVDHLGCHGRVDIQVGTLSKAIGSIGGYVCGSRDLIEFLYHRGRPFLFSTSHPPSVTATCQAAFELLDSDAGAKLVKRLWSNTKFFKRGLKRLGFDTGKSETPITPVMVGDAAKTFEFSRELFNEGLIALAIAYPTVPEGKARLRTIVTATHKRADLTRGLEIFERVGKRLAII; encoded by the coding sequence ATGGCCACGCCATCTTCGGCTTCTTCCACTCGTCCTCAGCTTCAATATCTCCGCGACGCGCTCGATGACCTCAAAGCGCGTCATCTTTATTTCCGTCTCCGCATTCTCGAGGGCGAGCAGAAGCCCATCGCCGTCATCGACGGCAAGGACGTCATCAATCTCAGCTCCAATAATTATCTCGGCCTCACCACGCATCCGAAGCTCCGCCGCGCCGCCATCGACGCCATTCGCAAGTACGGCGTCGGCTCCGGCGCTGTCCGCAGCATCGTCGGCACCATGAAAATCCACATGCAGCTCGAAGAGCAGATCGCGCGCTTCAAAGGCACCGAAGCCTGCGTCGTTTTTCAATCTGGCTTCACCGCCAACGCCGGCACGGTCTCTGCCATTCTCGGCAAGGAAGATCTGATCATCTCCGACGAGCTCAACCACGCCTCCATCATCGACGGCTGCCGCCTCTCCAAAGCCACCATCAAGGTCTTCAAGCATAAGGACATCGCCGATTGCCAGCGCATCCTCGAAGAAACGAAAAATTGGAACGGCCACAAGCTCCTCATCACCGATGGCGTTTTCTCCATGGATGGCGACATCGCTCCGCTTCCCGCGCTCTGCGACCTCGCCGAAAAATACAATTGCATCATGATGGTTGACGACGCGCATTCCTCCGGCGTCCTCGGACGCAATGGCCGCGGCACCGTCGACCATCTCGGCTGCCACGGCCGCGTCGATATTCAGGTCGGCACGCTCAGCAAAGCCATCGGCTCCATCGGCGGCTATGTCTGCGGCTCGCGCGACCTCATCGAATTTCTTTATCATCGCGGCCGCCCGTTCCTCTTCTCGACGTCCCATCCGCCCTCCGTCACCGCCACGTGCCAGGCCGCTTTTGAGCTGCTCGATTCCGATGCCGGCGCGAAGCTCGTCAAGCGCCTCTGGAGCAACACGAAATTTTTCAAGCGCGGCCTGAAGCGTCTCGGCTTCGATACCGGCAAGAGCGAAACGCCCATCACGCCCGTCATGGTCGGCGACGCCGCCAAGACCTTCGAATTCTCGCGCGAGCTTTTCAACGAAGGCTTGATCGCTCTCGCTATCGCCTATCCGACCGTTCCCGAAGGCAAGGCGCGCCTGCGCACCATTGTCACCGCCACGCACAAGCGCGCCGATCTGACGCGTGGTCTCGAAATTTTCGAGCGCGTCGGCAAGCGCCTCGCCATCATTTAA
- a CDS encoding TMEM175 family protein codes for MTKNRLEAFSDGVLAVIITIMVLEMKSPRGASFDALRPVIPVFSSYVLSFVILAIYWNNHHHLLHAVERVNGATLWANFHLLFWLSLVPFTTAWMGDNNFSSRPVALYGIVLLLAAIAYFILTRTLIALHGKSSTLATSIGRDAKGKISIAIYVVAIPLAFLHPALSAICYSVVAIIWLIPDRRIEKRLAS; via the coding sequence ATGACCAAAAACCGTCTCGAAGCCTTCAGCGACGGCGTTCTCGCCGTCATCATCACCATCATGGTTCTGGAGATGAAATCCCCGCGCGGCGCCTCTTTCGACGCTCTCCGTCCCGTCATCCCCGTTTTTTCAAGCTACGTTCTCAGCTTCGTCATCCTCGCCATCTACTGGAACAACCATCATCACCTCCTCCACGCTGTTGAGCGCGTCAATGGCGCGACGCTCTGGGCCAATTTCCATCTTCTCTTCTGGCTTTCGCTTGTGCCTTTCACCACCGCCTGGATGGGCGACAACAATTTCAGCTCCCGCCCCGTCGCTCTCTACGGAATCGTCCTCTTGCTCGCCGCCATCGCCTACTTCATTCTCACGCGCACGCTCATCGCCCTTCACGGAAAATCCTCCACTCTCGCCACCTCTATCGGCCGCGACGCGAAGGGCAAAATCTCCATCGCCATTTACGTCGTGGCCATCCCGCTCGCCTTCCTTCATCCCGCACTCTCCGCGATTTGCTACTCCGTCGTCGCCATCATCTGGCTCATCCCCGACCGCCGCATCGAAAAACGCCTCGCCTCCTGA
- a CDS encoding redoxin domain-containing protein, whose amino-acid sequence MNVPKPVVAGFVILAFALIGLNVALVKQDRKPGGLNKAYEANLHLNVGATVPPLSGASLTGSPATIEYESGQPMTLLLVFARSCSNCTLNWPAWQKLLAKIDPTRARVIGISLQNEGLTSQFLTQIGMTAIEMTLLPDASSILSYRFRYTPQTILVGSDRKVEGIWSGVLNTRQISEIQQAVLSPQPQSATNNEAAQ is encoded by the coding sequence ATGAATGTCCCAAAGCCAGTGGTCGCAGGTTTCGTTATTTTGGCGTTCGCGCTTATTGGGTTGAATGTCGCGCTCGTCAAACAAGACCGCAAGCCGGGTGGCCTCAATAAAGCATACGAAGCGAACCTTCACCTTAACGTCGGCGCCACGGTTCCACCGCTTTCTGGCGCGAGTCTGACGGGAAGTCCCGCAACGATCGAATATGAGTCCGGCCAGCCAATGACCCTGCTTTTGGTCTTTGCGCGTTCCTGTTCAAATTGCACATTGAATTGGCCGGCATGGCAGAAGCTGCTTGCCAAAATTGATCCCACGCGTGCGCGTGTTATTGGAATCAGTTTGCAGAATGAGGGCTTAACGAGTCAGTTTCTCACCCAAATCGGCATGACAGCGATTGAAATGACGCTCCTTCCGGACGCGAGCAGCATTCTTTCATATCGATTCCGTTACACACCTCAAACTATATTGGTCGGCTCGGATCGAAAGGTGGAAGGAATATGGTCCGGCGTGCTCAACACGCGGCAAATAAGCGAGATTCAGCAGGCTGTCCTCTCGCCACAGCCTCAGTCCGCGACTAACAACGAAGCTGCGCAGTGA
- a CDS encoding cyanophycinase — MTQSKFTRLAATLFVGAALFVVILSAPCPAAASGAPYKYIRIGNPINIHVSPRAGYALIGGGEDLDQAFQWLCQRSAGGDFLVVRASGTDAYNPYIQNLCRENSIATLIIPSRDGAENPFVAQTIRSASAIFIAGGDQANYINFWRGTPVQRELNAAIRRGVPMGGTSAGLAVLGEFAYTSQNDKPRGPNLTSAAALANPFHPQVVIAHNFLVIPALRGVITDSHFHARDRLGRTIVFMARILASGAPRIRAIGIGQHTALLLDPNGSAVAAGSGAVYLFSSALRPAICRAGVPLTFADIRVRKLIAGQKFSLASWSGDGLAYSLSVASGVIHSSQPSGSIY, encoded by the coding sequence ATGACTCAATCCAAATTCACTCGCCTCGCAGCGACTCTTTTCGTCGGAGCGGCTCTCTTCGTCGTAATTCTCTCCGCGCCGTGTCCCGCCGCAGCTTCCGGCGCGCCTTACAAATACATTCGCATCGGCAATCCGATAAATATTCACGTATCTCCGCGCGCTGGTTATGCCCTCATTGGCGGCGGCGAAGATCTCGACCAGGCATTTCAATGGCTTTGTCAGCGCTCCGCGGGCGGCGATTTTCTCGTCGTACGCGCCAGTGGCACCGACGCTTACAATCCCTACATCCAGAATCTCTGCCGCGAAAATTCCATCGCCACGCTCATCATTCCCAGCCGCGATGGTGCCGAAAATCCTTTCGTCGCGCAGACCATTCGCTCCGCCTCGGCAATCTTCATCGCTGGCGGCGATCAAGCCAATTACATCAACTTCTGGCGCGGCACGCCCGTTCAGCGCGAACTCAACGCCGCCATTCGCCGCGGCGTTCCCATGGGAGGCACCAGCGCCGGCCTCGCCGTTCTTGGCGAATTCGCTTACACCTCGCAAAACGACAAGCCCCGTGGCCCCAATCTCACTTCCGCCGCCGCGCTCGCCAATCCGTTCCATCCGCAAGTCGTCATCGCTCACAATTTCCTAGTTATTCCCGCGCTGCGCGGCGTCATCACTGATTCTCACTTCCACGCGCGCGACCGCCTCGGCCGCACCATCGTTTTCATGGCCCGCATCCTCGCCTCCGGCGCGCCGCGCATCCGCGCCATCGGCATCGGCCAGCACACCGCGCTTCTTCTCGATCCCAATGGCAGCGCCGTCGCCGCCGGTTCCGGCGCCGTTTACCTTTTCTCTTCCGCGCTGCGTCCCGCCATTTGCCGCGCTGGTGTCCCGCTCACGTTCGCGGACATTCGCGTCCGCAAACTCATCGCCGGCCAAAAATTCTCTCTCGCTTCCTGGTCCGGCGACGGCCTCGCCTACTCTCTCTCCGTCGCCTCCGGCGTCATCCACTCCTCCCAGCCCTCCGGCTCGATCTATTAA